A stretch of Exiguobacterium sp. BMC-KP DNA encodes these proteins:
- a CDS encoding DUF2768 domain-containing protein — protein MSPGLLKMWISFAGIGLFAISVLLVTVSRTKLKGIWQILVSTLAFVCFIVASIIMVFIVMAGPSA, from the coding sequence TTGAGTCCAGGATTATTAAAAATGTGGATTTCGTTCGCTGGCATCGGACTCTTTGCGATCAGTGTCTTACTGGTCACCGTCAGTCGGACGAAGTTGAAAGGGATATGGCAGATTCTTGTATCAACCTTGGCATTCGTTTGTTTCATCGTCGCGTCAATCATCATGGTATTCATCGTCATGGCGGGGCCGAGCGCATGA